The window GAACACGCTCTTGCCCCGCAGCAGCGGCACCTTCTTGACCTCACGGTCGGAATCGGAGAGGGAGACGAACTGGCTGGCGGTGTCGAGGATGTGGGTGATCATCTCGCGCGACAGCCCCTCGATCGACAAGAGGTGCTTCAGTTCACCATTCTTGGTCAGCTGCGGGTTGCGGAACATCTTGGTCATGGCGGGTCGGACCTGGGCAGGAATCGGGTCGGGTTCTTCTTCGGCGCACCGGCAGCGTCGGCCGGGCGCGGTGGGACATCAGCTGGCGGCAGCCTCGGTGGCGAAGGCGAAGCGCATGCCGGCGCCCTCGCCCTGGCGCGACAGCACCAGCGTGCGTTCGCGCGGCAGTTCCAGGCGCTCGGCCACGATGTCGGCGGCGATCGGCAGCTCGCGACCGCCGCGGTCGACCAGCGCGGCCAGCACCACACGGGCCGGCCGGCCGTAGTCGAACAGTTCATTGACGGCCGCGCGGATGGTGCGGCCGGTCGCCAGCACGTCGTCGATCAGCAATACGTTGCGGTCCTGCACCTCGAACGGCAGCGTGGTTGGCTGGGCCTGGCTGTGCAGGCCCTTCTTGGCGTAGTCGTCGCGGTGGAAGGCGACATTGACCACGCCGTGGCCCGCCAGCCCGAGGTCGGCGGCGAGGCGCTCGGCGATCCAGGCGCCACCGGAGTGGATGCCGGCCACGCCCCATTGCGCGCGGGCCTCGGGGGCCGCGGGCAGCAGGGCCTGGACCTGGTCGCGCAGCGAACGATAGAGCACTTCGGCGTCGGGGGTGGAGGACTGGGTCATGGCGGGATGGTTGTCGGTATTCGGATCGGCGGGTCAGGCGCAGATTCGGCAGGCAGCGGCGCGCGACCGTCAGGCGCCGCCCCGGTCGGGCGGCATGTCAGGCCGCTCGCATGCCTCCGGCTGGTCGAAATATTGCTGCAGGATGATGCGGGCGGCCTCCGCGTCGAGGGCACCCGGACGCGCGCCGGCCATCTGCGCCAGGCGCGATGTGTAGCGTTCGTCGACCCAGCTCACCGGCAGCCCGAAGCGGCCGTTCAACTGGTTGCCGAAGCGGCGCGCCAGCCGCATCGACGGCTGCTCGCCGCCGTCGGGATTGAGCGGCATGCCCACCACCAGCTGGACCGGCGACCACTCCGCGATCAGTGCGGCGACGGCCGCAAAGCGGCCGTCCACGGTCAGATTCGGGAGGATGGTCAGGGCGCGCGCCTCGCGCGTGACGAAATTCCCCAGGGCAACGCCGATCTTGCGCTCGCCGTAGTCGAAAGCCAGCACGGTACCGTCGCGGGGCCGGCCAAGGCCCGGCTGCTCAGGCATGCCCGGCCTCACCCGAGAGCATGGTCAGGTCGATGCCCAGCAGGCGGATGGCGGCGGCGAAGCGTTCCTCGGGAGGAATGCTGAAGATGATTTCGGGATCGGAGTGGACGGTCAGCCAGCCATTGCGGGACAACTCTTCCTCGAGCTGGCCGGCGCCCCAGCCGGAATAGCCCAGCGTCAGCAGGAAGCGCCTTGGCCCGTCGCCATTGGCGACAGCTTCCAGCACGTCCTTGGAGGTGGTCATTTCCAGGCCGCCGGGCACGGTCAGCGAAGAGACATAGCGGCCGACCGGGTCGTGCAGCACGAAGCCACGCTCGGTCTGCACCGGCCCGCCGAAATAGACGGGCTGGCTGGCGACCGGCTGGATCTCGAGCTTGAGGTCGATCTTGTCGAACAGCGTGCCCATGTCGATATCGATGGGCCGGTTGATCACCAGGCCCAGGGCGCCACGTTCGTTGTGCTCGCACACATAGACGACGGAACCCGCAAAGGTCGGATCGGCCATGCCTGGCATGGCAATCAGGAACTGATTGGTCAGATTGATCTGGGCTTCGGGCTTCGCCATGCCTTGCATTTTATCAAATCGCCGCGCTTGTTCTGTAAAACTTTGGCGTCAATGCCGCCGCGCGGCCGGGTTCGGTTCCGGGATGGAGTGGGTTGCGCAAGGGCGGGACGCGCCCTCAATCCTTGCGCGTCAGCTGCGCGACTTCTTCGGCGTGCAGCCAGCGCCAGCCGCCCGGCGCCAGGCCGGGATCGAGGCTGACCGGCCCGACCGCGCTGCGGTGCAGGGCGGTCACGTGATTCCCGGCGGCCACCACCATGCGCTTGACCTGATGGTACTTACCCTGCACCAGCGTCAGGCGCATGCTGTGCTCGCCGGTGCCCATGCAGTCGGCCGCCGCCAGCGGCGCCGGTTCGTCATCGAGCTGCACGCCGTTGCGCAGCGCCTCGATCTGCGCCAGCGTCACCGGCTCGGCGGTGGTCACCTCGTAGACCTTGGGCACCTTGCGCTTGGGCGAGGTCTGGGCATGGATGAACTGGCCATCGTCGGACAGCAGCAGCAGGCCGGTGGTGTCCTGGTCGAGCCGGCCCACGGCCTGCACGCCGCGCTCGCGCAAGGGCACCGGCAGCAGCGTGTAGACGCTGGGATGGTGCAGCGGCCGCTGCGAGCACTCGTAGCCAGCCGGCTTGTTCAGCATCAGGTAGGCCTTGACGTGGCAGATCCAGGCCTCGCCGTCCACCACCAGGCGCAGTCCCTCCGGCTCGAAGCGCGCGCGCGGGTCGTCGCAGGCCTCGCCGTCGACCTCGACCAGGCCGGCATAGACCAGGTCGCCGCAGTAGCGGCGCGTGCCGAAGCCTTGGGATTGGAGAATACGGTCGAGTGTCATCATGTCGTCATGCGGGAGCCATCGCCCCCAGGGAAAAGCCAACCGCGGCGCACCTCGGCGCCAACGGCACTATGGTAGGTTATCGGGCCCATCGCCGACAGCCTGGCGTCCTGAATCCCAAATTC of the Cupriavidus malaysiensis genome contains:
- the pyrR gene encoding bifunctional pyr operon transcriptional regulator/uracil phosphoribosyltransferase PyrR, with the protein product MTQSSTPDAEVLYRSLRDQVQALLPAAPEARAQWGVAGIHSGGAWIAERLAADLGLAGHGVVNVAFHRDDYAKKGLHSQAQPTTLPFEVQDRNVLLIDDVLATGRTIRAAVNELFDYGRPARVVLAALVDRGGRELPIAADIVAERLELPRERTLVLSRQGEGAGMRFAFATEAAAS
- a CDS encoding 16S rRNA pseudouridine(516) synthase, with the protein product MTLDRILQSQGFGTRRYCGDLVYAGLVEVDGEACDDPRARFEPEGLRLVVDGEAWICHVKAYLMLNKPAGYECSQRPLHHPSVYTLLPVPLRERGVQAVGRLDQDTTGLLLLSDDGQFIHAQTSPKRKVPKVYEVTTAEPVTLAQIEALRNGVQLDDEPAPLAAADCMGTGEHSMRLTLVQGKYHQVKRMVVAAGNHVTALHRSAVGPVSLDPGLAPGGWRWLHAEEVAQLTRKD
- a CDS encoding YqgE/AlgH family protein; translation: MAKPEAQINLTNQFLIAMPGMADPTFAGSVVYVCEHNERGALGLVINRPIDIDMGTLFDKIDLKLEIQPVASQPVYFGGPVQTERGFVLHDPVGRYVSSLTVPGGLEMTTSKDVLEAVANGDGPRRFLLTLGYSGWGAGQLEEELSRNGWLTVHSDPEIIFSIPPEERFAAAIRLLGIDLTMLSGEAGHA
- the ruvX gene encoding Holliday junction resolvase RuvX, whose product is MPEQPGLGRPRDGTVLAFDYGERKIGVALGNFVTREARALTILPNLTVDGRFAAVAALIAEWSPVQLVVGMPLNPDGGEQPSMRLARRFGNQLNGRFGLPVSWVDERYTSRLAQMAGARPGALDAEAARIILQQYFDQPEACERPDMPPDRGGA